From a region of the Arachis ipaensis cultivar K30076 chromosome B09, Araip1.1, whole genome shotgun sequence genome:
- the LOC107614709 gene encoding uncharacterized protein LOC107614709, translated as MTLSELKTSILQKARLCGSKWVKKLFYKIPIAVVSAGVQYETFVIGADEDMLVLFHCRRSFLEVRIHELFAKLEDGFDSSGASAPNPQSMSVGGASTSMPVVAAGCLLAGPPPPPSPPPVAARSLGLIPGLFGEGEPDHIENAMRDDDLDDEPDNILGDSKEDTLSTSPARCGPSGSGSAQQPPHFSTLNVEAIGLHPDIDPTSGRHGLYEENPSRDFQIGQSFQTKEEAVLSVKDYSICRGFSIG; from the coding sequence ATGACTCTGTCAGAACTAAAGACGAGCATTTTGCAGAAGGCAAGGTTGTGTGGGTCCAAGTGGGTGAAGAAGTTGTTTTACAAGATTCCAATTGCGGTTGTTTCAGCTGGGGTGCAGTATGAAACGTTTGTGATCGGGGCAGACGAAGACATGCTGGTTCTGTTTCATTGTAGGCGCAGTTTTCTGGAGGTGAGAATACACGAGCTTTTTGCCAAGTTGGAAGATGGTTTTGATAGTTCTGGTGCATCGGCGCCGAATCCTCAGTCGATGTCGGTGGGGGGTGCGTCGACTTCGATGCCTGTCGTTGCAGCTGGTTGTCTGTTGGCTGGACCTCCACCCCCTCCATCGCCTCCACCAGTGGCAGCTAGGTCACTTGGATTGATTCCTGGACTGTTTGGTGAGGGTGAGCCGGATCATATTGAGAATGCGATGCGAGATGATGATCTGGATGATGAGCCAGATAACATATTGGGAGACAGTAAGGAGGATACTTTGAGCACGTCACCAGCACGTTGTGGGCCATCCGGTTCTGGTTCAGCCCAACAGCCGCCACATTTCTCCACATTGAACGTGGAAGCAATCGGCCTGCACCCGGACATAGATCCCACCTCCGGGAGGCATGGGTTATACGAGGAAAATCCTTCTAGAGACTTTCAGATTGGCCAATCTTTCCAGACTAAGGAGGAAGCTGTGTTGAGTGTTAAGGATTATAGCATCTGTCGTGGGTTTAGTATCGGGTGA